One segment of Deltaproteobacteria bacterium DNA contains the following:
- a CDS encoding TlyA family rRNA (cytidine-2'-O)-methyltransferase: protein EDIMTFARDELGLTPQGFVASGIKGPKGNQEYIIQLLAP from the coding sequence TGGAGGACATCATGACCTTTGCCCGCGACGAACTCGGTCTGACTCCGCAGGGCTTCGTGGCCTCGGGCATCAAGGGCCCCAAGGGCAACCAGGAATACATCATCCAACTTCTCGCCCCATAA